In Paralcaligenes sp. KSB-10, the following are encoded in one genomic region:
- a CDS encoding iron ABC transporter permease produces the protein MRWPCFSLAKSGLAWQLGAFLIVLCVIAPIIALGGFAMEGSFAHWAHLLHYVLPEALGNTVLLLLGVGVLVTCLGTGSAWLVTAYEFPGSKVLSWALLLPLAVPTYIVAFAYLDILHPIGPIQTLLRDVLGYDSPRQFRLPDLRSLPGAIFLLGFVLYPYVYLSTRVMFSTQAASLVEAARVLGEPASGVFFRVALPMARPAIAVGVSLALLETLNDIGASEFLGVQTLTVSIYTSWVSRSDLAGAAQIALAMLALVIALILLEHRGRRRQRYANTQRMRSLQPKRLNKRAALVACALGWLPVIIGFVAPALYLLNETFKHFHLVGGVSTQLIQSGISTVKIAFFATLATLGCGLILAWVGRSTRTVSPFRASRHYVRIASLGYAVPGTVLAIGLLTPFALLDGGMAWLTRQFDDLAPGWLLMGSSTALVSAYVIRFLAISAGGIEAGLLRIPPSLEQAARLLGETPGGTLRRIHLPLLRPALGAAALLIFVDAMKELPATLLLRPVNFDTLATWLYAEAARGTYEEGSVAALAIVLAGLLPVILLARTQFKVKH, from the coding sequence TTGCGTTGGCCTTGTTTTTCCCTGGCTAAATCGGGTCTGGCCTGGCAGTTGGGGGCATTCCTGATAGTGCTGTGCGTGATCGCGCCCATCATTGCCTTGGGCGGGTTCGCCATGGAGGGCTCTTTTGCTCATTGGGCTCACCTGCTTCATTATGTCCTGCCTGAAGCCCTGGGCAACACAGTTTTGCTGTTGCTTGGGGTAGGTGTGCTGGTCACGTGCCTGGGTACAGGCAGTGCCTGGCTGGTGACGGCGTACGAGTTCCCTGGAAGCAAGGTCTTGTCGTGGGCACTTTTGCTGCCGCTGGCCGTGCCCACATACATTGTGGCATTCGCCTATCTGGACATCCTGCACCCTATCGGCCCGATACAGACTTTGCTGCGCGATGTGCTGGGCTACGACAGCCCGCGTCAGTTTCGCCTGCCTGATCTGCGCTCATTGCCTGGCGCAATTTTCCTGCTCGGCTTCGTGCTTTACCCGTATGTGTATTTAAGTACCCGGGTTATGTTCTCGACACAGGCCGCCAGCTTGGTCGAAGCCGCGCGGGTGCTGGGCGAACCCGCCAGCGGCGTATTTTTCAGGGTCGCCCTGCCCATGGCCCGGCCGGCCATTGCGGTCGGTGTCAGCCTCGCGCTGCTCGAAACCCTGAACGATATAGGCGCCTCGGAATTTCTGGGGGTGCAAACCCTGACTGTATCCATATACACAAGCTGGGTATCGCGCTCGGACCTGGCCGGCGCGGCCCAAATTGCCCTGGCCATGCTGGCCCTGGTGATTGCGCTGATTCTGCTGGAGCATCGAGGCCGCCGCCGTCAACGCTATGCCAATACTCAAAGAATGCGCTCCCTGCAGCCCAAGAGACTGAACAAACGGGCCGCGCTCGTGGCATGCGCGCTGGGCTGGTTGCCCGTCATCATAGGTTTCGTGGCGCCGGCACTGTATTTACTCAATGAAACATTCAAGCATTTCCACCTGGTCGGCGGTGTTTCGACTCAACTGATACAGAGCGGGATCAGCACCGTCAAAATTGCATTTTTTGCCACGCTGGCAACCCTGGGTTGCGGTCTGATTCTTGCCTGGGTTGGCCGCAGCACCCGAACAGTGTCGCCATTTCGGGCCTCCCGGCACTACGTCCGCATCGCCAGCCTGGGCTATGCGGTGCCAGGCACAGTGCTGGCCATCGGCCTGTTGACGCCGTTTGCGCTCCTTGACGGCGGCATGGCATGGCTGACTCGGCAATTCGACGATCTTGCCCCAGGCTGGCTGCTCATGGGCTCTTCGACCGCTCTTGTCAGCGCGTATGTGATTCGCTTTCTGGCCATTTCGGCCGGAGGGATCGAAGCCGGCCTGCTGCGGATTCCGCCTTCGCTGGAACAAGCTGCCCGCCTGCTGGGCGAAACGCCCGGGGGCACTCTGCGCCGAATTCATCTACCCTTGCTGCGCCCCGCCTTGGGAGCCGCGGCCCTGCTGATATTCGTCGACGCCATGAAAGAGCTGCCGGCCACACTGCTGTTGCGCCCTGTGAACTTCGACACCCTGGCCACTTGGCTTTACGCCGAAGCGGCGCGCGGCACCTACGAAGAAGGCTCCGTAGCCGCCCTGGCGATTGTGCTGGCGGGATTGCTGCCGGTTATTTTACTGGCTCGAACTCAATTTAAAGTTAAACATTAA
- a CDS encoding Fe(3+) ABC transporter substrate-binding protein — protein sequence MGSTRTPLSTLCAFALAGLSALPLAACAADVNLYTTREPSLIRPLLDEFTKDSGIAVNTVFVKDGLIERIKAEGAKSPADMLMVVDIGNMLDLVEAGVTQPVSSTVLEEAIPANLRGADKQWYALSLRDRVAYVAKDLDVGAITYEAFADPKWKGKVCIRSGQHPYNTALIAAMIAHNGTEATEAWLRNVKANLGRKATGGDRDVARDILGGICDIGIANAYYVGRMKNAQPGSDARKWGDAIKVVRPVFAHEKSRGTHVNISGASIAKHAPNRENAVKLLEYLVSDKAQSLYANANYEYPVKAGVKLDPVVASFGPLEIDPLPVVEIAKYRKQASTLVDKVGFNN from the coding sequence ATGGGTTCAACCCGTACGCCATTATCCACGCTATGCGCTTTCGCGTTGGCAGGCCTGAGTGCGCTGCCGCTGGCGGCCTGCGCGGCTGACGTCAATCTGTACACGACCCGCGAGCCATCGCTCATACGGCCCCTGCTCGATGAATTCACCAAAGATAGCGGCATTGCGGTCAACACAGTGTTCGTCAAGGATGGCCTGATAGAACGCATCAAGGCCGAAGGAGCGAAATCGCCGGCCGACATGCTGATGGTCGTGGACATAGGCAATATGCTCGACCTGGTTGAAGCCGGCGTTACGCAACCGGTCAGCTCCACCGTGCTGGAAGAAGCCATTCCCGCCAATCTGCGTGGAGCCGATAAGCAATGGTACGCCCTGTCATTGCGCGACCGTGTGGCCTATGTGGCCAAAGATCTGGACGTCGGGGCCATTACCTACGAGGCATTCGCCGATCCGAAATGGAAAGGCAAAGTGTGCATACGGTCAGGCCAGCACCCCTATAACACGGCCTTGATAGCGGCCATGATTGCGCACAATGGCACCGAGGCCACCGAAGCCTGGCTAAGAAATGTCAAGGCTAATCTGGGGCGCAAGGCGACAGGCGGCGACCGCGACGTGGCTCGCGACATCCTTGGCGGCATTTGCGATATAGGCATTGCCAATGCGTACTATGTCGGCCGCATGAAGAACGCCCAGCCGGGTTCGGACGCCCGCAAATGGGGTGATGCCATCAAGGTTGTGCGTCCTGTGTTCGCCCATGAAAAAAGCCGCGGCACCCACGTCAACATCTCCGGCGCATCCATCGCAAAACATGCTCCGAACAGAGAAAACGCCGTCAAATTGCTTGAATATCTGGTTTCCGACAAGGCGCAAAGCTTGTATGCCAATGCCAATTACGAGTATCCAGTCAAGGCCGGCGTCAAGCTGGACCCAGTCGTGGCCAGCTTCGGCCCTCTGGAAATAGACCCTCTTCCCGTTGTGGAAATTGCCAAGTATCGCAAGCAGGCAAGCACGCTGGTGGACAAAGTCGGTTTCAACAACTAG
- a CDS encoding ferredoxin--NADP reductase — protein sequence MAAFNSEQVLSVRHWNDSLFSFTTTRDSALRFHNGHFVMLGLEVNGKPLMRAYSIASANYEENLEFLSIKVQNGPLTSRLQHLQAGDAVLVSRKPVGTLLVDDLKPGKHLYLFATGTGLAPFMSIIKDPDVYERFDKVVLLHGVRHVSELAYADFIQNDLPNNEYFGEHIKDKLIYYPTVTREPFRNQGRITEVIESGRLFQDIGLPPLNPETDRGMICGSPHMLNDISQMLDRRGFVISAGVGQPGDYVVERAFVEK from the coding sequence ATGGCAGCTTTTAATTCTGAGCAGGTTCTGAGCGTTCGTCACTGGAACGACTCCTTGTTTTCGTTTACCACCACACGCGATTCGGCATTACGGTTCCACAATGGCCATTTCGTCATGCTGGGCCTGGAAGTCAATGGCAAGCCCTTGATGCGCGCCTATAGTATTGCCAGCGCCAATTATGAAGAAAACCTGGAATTCCTCAGTATCAAAGTCCAGAACGGGCCGTTGACATCGCGCTTGCAGCATTTGCAGGCGGGCGATGCGGTATTGGTCAGCAGGAAGCCTGTAGGCACGCTGCTGGTCGACGATCTGAAGCCCGGCAAGCATCTGTATCTGTTTGCCACGGGTACCGGCCTGGCGCCATTCATGAGCATCATCAAAGATCCCGATGTTTACGAGCGTTTCGACAAGGTGGTGCTGCTGCACGGTGTGCGTCACGTCAGCGAACTGGCTTATGCGGACTTCATCCAGAACGATCTGCCCAATAACGAGTATTTCGGCGAGCACATCAAAGACAAGCTGATCTACTATCCCACGGTTACTCGCGAACCCTTTCGTAATCAGGGCCGCATCACAGAAGTGATCGAAAGCGGGCGCTTGTTCCAGGATATAGGCCTGCCTCCCTTGAATCCCGAAACCGATCGCGGCATGATTTGCGGCAGCCCGCACATGCTCAACGACATCAGCCAGATGCTGGATCGGCGCGGCTTCGTCATCTCGGCGGGAGTAGGCCAGCCTGGAGATTATGTGGTCGAACGGGCTTTCGTCGAAAAATAG
- a CDS encoding Rid family detoxifying hydrolase, with protein sequence MAKQIIHTDAAPAAVGPYSQAVAAAPGKTVYLSGQIGLEPGTGELISENFEGQVRQSFANMQAVIEAAGGTLENIVKLTLFLTDLSKFASANAIMADVIPQPFPARSTIGVANLPKGAQFEVEAVIVI encoded by the coding sequence ATGGCCAAGCAGATTATTCATACCGATGCGGCTCCAGCCGCCGTGGGACCTTATTCGCAGGCTGTTGCGGCCGCACCAGGAAAAACAGTGTATTTGTCAGGCCAGATCGGCCTGGAACCAGGTACCGGCGAGCTGATTTCCGAGAACTTCGAAGGGCAGGTGCGCCAGTCGTTCGCCAATATGCAGGCAGTCATCGAAGCGGCCGGCGGCACACTCGAGAACATCGTCAAGCTGACACTGTTTTTGACCGACCTGAGCAAGTTCGCCAGTGCCAACGCCATTATGGCCGACGTTATTCCGCAGCCTTTCCCAGCGCGTTCAACGATAGGGGTTGCCAACCTGCCCAAAGGCGCCCAGTTCGAAGTCGAAGCGGTTATTGTCATCTAG
- the recG gene encoding ATP-dependent DNA helicase RecG, which yields MVSEAYSRPRAKATSPAPAKSSSLTERKLLHLGLKDPQDFVVHLPIRYEDETQIVSIGSLYAGQTRQVEGEIVRCEVQFRPRRQLFALIEDETGELVLRWLNFYPNQQKQVAVGNRVRVRGEVRAGFAGREMVHPKVVAAGGELPNSLTPVYPTTDGLQQPTLRRAIDRALQVADLSDTLPSEICARHELIPFDQAIRVLHHPPPHISYADLIERDHPAWRRIKFDELLAQQLSLAAARAARLRQRARSLRGGELASSLLRALPFSLTAAQERVSAEIAHDLARSFPMHRLLQGDVGSGKTVVAALAAAQAIASGSQVAIMAPTEILAEQHFQKLVSWLEPLGVKVAWLTGSLSVKARREASLAIASGDAQLVIGTQALIQDKVKFFRLDLVILDEQHRFGVGQRLLLSRKGEGSAAAVIPHQLSMSATPIPRTLAMTFFADLDVSVIDELPPGRSPVLTKLVADTRRDEVMVRVIDEVRLGRQAYWVCPLVEESEALQLQTAVDTHARLAEALPDLRIGLVHGRLKPGDKAEVMQDFRNGLIDVLVATTVIEVGVDVPNASLMIIEHAERFGLAQLHQLRGRIGRGSVKSVCVLMYQGPLSRVARERLRAMYETADGFEIARRDLAQRGPGEFLGVRQSGVELLRFASLETDALIVEHARAAAQELREHFPKQAQAHLQRWVRGRQDFLRS from the coding sequence ATCGTGTCCGAGGCTTATTCACGGCCACGCGCCAAGGCTACGTCCCCCGCGCCCGCAAAATCCAGCTCCCTGACTGAGCGCAAGCTTCTGCACCTGGGCTTGAAAGATCCGCAGGATTTTGTCGTGCATCTGCCCATACGCTATGAGGATGAAACACAGATTGTTTCCATCGGTTCCTTATATGCCGGCCAGACGCGGCAGGTAGAGGGCGAGATCGTACGCTGCGAAGTGCAGTTCCGCCCGCGGCGCCAGTTATTTGCGCTGATCGAGGATGAAACGGGCGAGCTTGTGCTTCGCTGGCTTAATTTTTATCCCAATCAGCAAAAGCAGGTCGCGGTTGGCAATCGTGTGCGCGTGCGCGGCGAAGTCCGCGCCGGTTTTGCCGGGCGTGAGATGGTGCATCCGAAGGTGGTTGCCGCGGGCGGCGAGCTCCCCAATTCCCTGACTCCGGTTTATCCAACGACCGACGGATTGCAGCAACCGACCTTGCGACGCGCGATCGACCGCGCTCTTCAGGTGGCGGATCTGTCGGATACGCTGCCGTCTGAAATCTGTGCCCGTCATGAGCTGATCCCGTTCGATCAGGCCATTCGGGTGTTGCATCATCCTCCACCGCATATTTCGTATGCCGACTTGATCGAACGTGATCATCCCGCCTGGCGCCGTATCAAATTCGACGAACTGCTGGCCCAGCAGTTGTCCCTGGCGGCAGCGCGCGCTGCGCGATTGCGTCAGCGCGCACGCTCCCTGCGAGGCGGTGAGCTTGCGTCAAGCCTGCTCCGGGCCCTGCCGTTCAGCCTTACCGCCGCGCAAGAAAGGGTTTCTGCTGAAATTGCGCACGATCTTGCCCGTTCGTTTCCCATGCATCGCTTATTGCAGGGCGATGTCGGTAGCGGCAAAACCGTTGTTGCGGCTTTGGCGGCGGCTCAGGCCATCGCCAGCGGTTCTCAGGTGGCGATCATGGCACCCACCGAGATTCTGGCTGAACAGCATTTTCAGAAACTGGTTTCGTGGCTGGAGCCATTGGGTGTGAAAGTAGCATGGCTTACAGGGAGCCTGAGCGTCAAGGCGCGCAGGGAGGCATCCCTGGCCATTGCGTCCGGGGATGCGCAGCTCGTCATCGGAACCCAGGCGCTGATTCAGGACAAGGTGAAATTTTTTCGTCTGGATCTGGTCATACTCGATGAGCAGCATCGTTTCGGGGTCGGGCAGCGATTGCTGCTCAGCCGCAAAGGCGAGGGAAGCGCCGCGGCCGTGATTCCCCATCAGCTCAGCATGAGTGCCACGCCCATACCGCGAACCCTGGCCATGACTTTTTTCGCCGATCTGGATGTTTCGGTGATCGACGAGCTGCCGCCCGGACGCAGCCCGGTACTGACCAAGCTGGTGGCCGATACGCGCCGCGACGAAGTCATGGTTCGCGTCATCGACGAAGTCAGGCTTGGACGCCAGGCGTATTGGGTTTGCCCTTTGGTTGAGGAAAGCGAGGCCTTGCAGCTCCAAACGGCAGTGGACACCCATGCCCGGTTGGCCGAGGCCTTGCCCGATTTGCGGATTGGCCTGGTGCACGGGCGCTTGAAGCCCGGCGACAAGGCCGAGGTCATGCAGGATTTTCGCAATGGGCTTATCGATGTGCTGGTGGCCACCACGGTCATAGAGGTCGGAGTCGATGTGCCCAACGCGTCGCTTATGATCATTGAGCATGCCGAACGATTTGGCCTGGCGCAGCTGCATCAGTTACGCGGCAGGATTGGCCGGGGCAGTGTGAAGTCGGTATGTGTGCTCATGTATCAGGGGCCCTTGTCGCGGGTTGCGCGCGAGCGCCTGCGTGCGATGTATGAAACGGCCGACGGATTTGAAATTGCCCGGCGCGATCTCGCTCAGCGTGGCCCGGGCGAGTTTTTGGGTGTGCGGCAGTCGGGTGTCGAATTATTGCGTTTCGCCAGCCTGGAAACGGATGCCCTGATCGTCGAGCATGCCAGAGCGGCGGCCCAGGAGCTCAGGGAGCACTTTCCAAAGCAGGCGCAAGCCCACCTGCAGCGCTGGGTGCGAGGACGACAGGATTTTTTGCGCAGCTGA
- a CDS encoding LysR substrate-binding domain-containing protein gives MTLTELKYIVAVARERHFGRAAEACFVSQPTLSVAIRKLEDELGVVLFERGGTEVGVTPIGLRVVAQAQRVLEESTNLREIARQGHDPLAGPLRVGVIHTVGPYLLPRLVPTQIAVTPQMPLLLQENFTVRLLELLRQGEIDCAVVALPLPESGLMMRPLYDEPFFVAVPKHHPWTKLKEIDAHELKEETMLLLGTGHCFRDQVLEVCPELSRYSAASDGIQRTFEGSSLETIRHMVAAGIGVTVLPASSLSMPGVQNDLLSYIPFKKPVPDRRVVLAWRKSFPRPAAIDALTSAVYACGLPGVNYLQTRSAKELLEA, from the coding sequence ATGACTTTGACGGAATTGAAATACATTGTGGCTGTTGCTCGTGAGCGCCATTTCGGCCGGGCGGCGGAAGCGTGCTTTGTCAGTCAGCCAACCCTGTCGGTAGCTATTCGCAAGCTCGAAGATGAACTGGGAGTCGTACTCTTCGAGCGCGGAGGGACCGAAGTGGGTGTTACGCCTATCGGCTTGCGTGTCGTGGCGCAGGCGCAGCGTGTGTTGGAAGAAAGCACCAATCTGCGCGAGATCGCTCGCCAGGGCCATGACCCTTTGGCGGGCCCTTTGCGCGTGGGGGTTATTCATACTGTGGGCCCCTATCTGCTGCCGCGCCTCGTCCCTACGCAAATCGCCGTGACGCCGCAGATGCCGCTGCTATTACAGGAAAACTTTACAGTGCGCCTGCTTGAATTGCTGCGGCAAGGTGAAATCGATTGCGCGGTCGTTGCCTTGCCCCTGCCCGAATCGGGGCTGATGATGCGTCCTCTCTATGACGAGCCGTTTTTTGTGGCGGTGCCCAAGCACCACCCCTGGACCAAGCTCAAGGAAATCGACGCCCATGAGCTCAAGGAAGAGACCATGCTTTTGCTTGGAACCGGCCATTGCTTCAGAGACCAGGTTCTTGAAGTATGCCCCGAGCTGTCGCGCTATTCGGCCGCCAGCGACGGTATCCAGCGCACGTTTGAAGGCTCATCGCTTGAAACGATACGGCATATGGTCGCGGCTGGCATAGGGGTGACCGTCCTGCCGGCCAGTTCTTTGTCCATGCCAGGCGTGCAAAACGACTTGTTGAGCTATATCCCCTTTAAAAAACCCGTTCCGGACCGGCGCGTTGTGCTGGCCTGGCGTAAAAGCTTTCCACGCCCGGCGGCGATCGATGCGCTGACTTCCGCCGTATATGCATGTGGGTTGCCCGGCGTCAACTATCTGCAGACGCGTTCCGCCAAAGAGTTGCTTGAAGCCTGA
- a CDS encoding Dps family protein, which yields MAKTAKSGNNAMLIDIGISEKDRAAVAAELSKMLADSYTLYLMTHNFHWNVTGPLFNTLHLMFMTQYTEEWQALDSIAERIRALGHYAPGTYAQYAKLSSIAEPDTVPDADQMVRMLVKGNEAVAKTARAAFKRADAANDQPTADLLTQRLDIHEKNAWMLRSLLQ from the coding sequence ATGGCTAAAACAGCTAAATCTGGTAATAACGCAATGCTCATCGATATTGGCATTTCCGAGAAAGATCGCGCCGCCGTGGCTGCCGAACTCTCCAAAATGCTGGCCGATTCCTACACGCTATATCTGATGACCCACAATTTTCACTGGAACGTGACCGGGCCGTTGTTCAATACGCTGCATCTCATGTTCATGACGCAGTACACCGAAGAATGGCAGGCCCTCGACAGCATTGCCGAGCGTATTCGCGCCCTGGGTCATTATGCGCCAGGCACCTACGCTCAATATGCCAAGCTGTCTTCGATCGCCGAGCCCGATACGGTCCCTGATGCCGACCAAATGGTACGCATGCTGGTCAAGGGCAACGAAGCCGTAGCCAAAACCGCTCGGGCTGCATTCAAGCGTGCCGATGCGGCCAACGATCAGCCTACCGCCGATCTCCTGACTCAACGCCTCGACATACACGAAAAAAATGCGTGGATGCTGCGCAGCTTGTTGCAATAA
- a CDS encoding branched-chain amino acid ABC transporter substrate-binding protein produces the protein MNIRFTPAAAAIGLAVGMLMSGAASADTIKIAIAGPFTGPLTQYGDMVKQGVDTAIEQINAKGGVLGKQLVAVTIDDACEPKQGPVVANRVVNEKIHYLVGHVCSGATIAATNIYNDEGVVMVSPSATSPAVTDGKNYDTIFRTIGRDDQQGPAAAKFIAEKIKPKRVAVLHDKQSYGQGIATAVKNELEKDGIKVVLFEGINAGDSDYSAVITKLKSVDADFVYYGGYHPEMGLLLRQGAEQGLKARFMGPEGVGNPDINAIAGPAVEGMLLTLPADFSQNANNAAVVKAFKDKKRDPSGAFQLTAYSATLAIADGIKGVGADNPTKVAAYLHSHSIDTPIGKIAWNKQGDLTNFKFDVFTWHKDGTKTVYK, from the coding sequence ATGAATATTCGTTTCACTCCAGCTGCGGCAGCTATCGGCCTTGCCGTCGGAATGCTCATGTCTGGCGCAGCCAGCGCCGATACCATCAAAATTGCCATTGCCGGCCCGTTCACGGGGCCCCTCACGCAATATGGCGATATGGTTAAACAAGGTGTAGACACCGCTATCGAGCAAATCAATGCCAAGGGCGGGGTTTTAGGCAAACAGCTTGTAGCCGTCACGATCGACGACGCATGCGAACCCAAACAAGGCCCGGTTGTCGCCAATCGCGTCGTCAATGAAAAAATACATTATCTAGTGGGCCATGTCTGCTCGGGTGCCACCATTGCCGCAACCAATATCTACAACGACGAAGGCGTGGTCATGGTTTCTCCATCGGCCACATCGCCCGCCGTTACCGACGGCAAGAATTACGACACTATCTTCCGCACTATCGGCCGCGATGACCAGCAAGGCCCCGCCGCCGCCAAGTTCATAGCCGAAAAAATCAAGCCCAAGCGCGTGGCCGTGCTTCACGACAAGCAGTCGTACGGCCAAGGTATCGCTACCGCCGTCAAGAACGAGCTGGAAAAAGACGGCATCAAGGTTGTGCTGTTCGAAGGGATCAACGCCGGCGACAGCGATTATTCGGCGGTCATCACCAAGCTGAAAAGCGTGGATGCCGATTTCGTCTATTACGGCGGCTATCACCCCGAAATGGGCCTGTTGCTGCGCCAGGGCGCCGAACAAGGCCTGAAGGCCCGCTTCATGGGGCCTGAAGGCGTGGGTAATCCCGACATCAACGCCATTGCCGGCCCGGCCGTCGAAGGCATGCTTTTGACGCTTCCCGCCGATTTTTCTCAAAACGCCAACAACGCGGCAGTGGTCAAGGCCTTTAAAGACAAGAAACGCGACCCAAGCGGCGCGTTCCAGCTTACCGCCTATTCCGCAACCCTGGCGATTGCGGACGGCATTAAAGGCGTAGGCGCCGACAACCCGACAAAAGTGGCTGCTTATCTGCATAGCCATTCCATCGATACGCCCATAGGCAAAATCGCGTGGAACAAGCAGGGCGACCTGACCAACTTCAAGTTTGATGTATTTACGTGGCACAAAGATGGCACGAAAACCGTTTATAAATAA
- a CDS encoding sn-glycerol-3-phosphate import ATP-binding protein UgpC, with product MATLSFRNVTKTYPGNVAVIHGIDMDVADGEFIVIVGPSGCGKSTLMRMVAGLESVTGGEIAIDGKVVNDLEPAERDIAMVFQNYALYPHMSVFENMAYGLKIRKLSKEDIRQRVDNAAQILELEHLLDRRPRQLSGGQRQRVAMGRAIVREPKVFLFDEPLSNLDAKLRVQMRLEIQKLHRRLQTTSLYVTHDQVEAMTLAQRMVVMNKGIPEQIGTPIQVFEKPASVFVASFIGSPPMNLIPVQIDAQRQVRSTDGSVLDIAQQAIPASLANRNVIMGMRPEHMHLNTPGVPVDIEMVEILGSEQLVHGRLGDTQIVLRCPVGLTASRPVQAGDKIQMGADSNHSLHWFDAETGKRID from the coding sequence ATGGCTACACTCAGTTTTCGCAATGTCACCAAAACCTATCCGGGCAACGTCGCCGTCATCCACGGTATCGACATGGATGTGGCCGATGGCGAATTCATCGTTATCGTAGGCCCGTCGGGCTGCGGAAAATCCACCCTGATGCGCATGGTGGCAGGGCTTGAAAGCGTTACCGGAGGCGAAATCGCCATCGACGGCAAGGTGGTAAACGATCTTGAGCCCGCCGAGCGCGATATCGCCATGGTGTTCCAGAACTATGCGCTTTACCCCCATATGTCGGTGTTCGAAAACATGGCATACGGGTTGAAAATCCGCAAACTCAGCAAAGAAGATATCCGGCAGCGCGTCGACAATGCCGCCCAGATCCTGGAGCTGGAACATTTGCTCGATCGCCGCCCTCGTCAGCTATCGGGCGGCCAACGTCAGCGGGTTGCCATGGGGCGCGCTATTGTGCGCGAGCCGAAAGTATTCCTGTTCGACGAACCGCTTTCCAATCTGGATGCCAAGCTGCGCGTACAGATGCGCCTGGAAATCCAGAAGCTGCATCGCCGCCTGCAAACCACCAGCCTGTATGTCACCCACGACCAGGTAGAGGCCATGACGCTTGCCCAACGCATGGTCGTCATGAACAAGGGTATTCCGGAACAGATCGGCACACCGATCCAGGTTTTCGAAAAGCCCGCGTCGGTTTTCGTTGCGAGCTTCATAGGCTCACCCCCGATGAACCTGATTCCGGTACAAATCGACGCCCAGCGCCAGGTTCGCAGCACTGACGGCAGCGTGCTCGATATCGCGCAACAGGCGATTCCCGCTTCGCTGGCAAACCGCAACGTGATCATGGGCATGCGCCCCGAACACATGCACCTGAATACCCCTGGAGTGCCTGTCGATATCGAAATGGTCGAAATCCTTGGCTCTGAACAACTTGTCCACGGCCGCCTCGGCGACACCCAGATCGTATTGCGTTGCCCGGTAGGGCTGACCGCGTCCCGGCCGGTCCAGGCCGGCGACAAAATCCAGATGGGCGCCGACAGCAACCACTCCCTGCACTGGTTCGATGCCGAAACCGGCAAACGCATCGATTGA
- the ugpE gene encoding sn-glycerol-3-phosphate ABC transporter permease UgpE, with product MIERRPYLDFFSHLILLLGVAIIAFPLYITFVASTQTAQEVAQAPMSLLPGGHFFHNYITVLLGSENNTPPVGRMMWVSTVMALVISIGKIAISMLSAFAVVYFRFRFRMFFFWMIFVTLMLPVEVRIAPTYKVVADLGMLNSYAGLTLPLIASATATFLFRQFFLTVPDELVEAARIDGAGPMRFFKDILFPLSRTSIAALFVIQFIYGWNQYLWPLIITTQERMYPIVIGIKSMIAGGDSVTSWNLVMATAILGMLPPAAVVILMQKWFVKGLVDAEK from the coding sequence ATGATAGAACGCCGTCCTTACCTGGATTTTTTCTCCCACCTGATCCTGCTCCTCGGGGTTGCGATTATTGCCTTTCCGCTCTACATCACATTCGTGGCCTCGACCCAAACCGCCCAGGAAGTAGCCCAGGCACCCATGTCGCTGCTGCCGGGCGGCCATTTTTTCCACAACTACATCACGGTGCTGCTGGGCAGTGAAAACAACACGCCGCCGGTGGGCCGCATGATGTGGGTGAGCACGGTCATGGCACTGGTCATCTCCATAGGGAAAATCGCAATTTCCATGCTGTCGGCCTTTGCCGTGGTGTATTTCCGGTTCCGGTTCCGGATGTTCTTTTTCTGGATGATCTTCGTCACCCTGATGCTGCCCGTCGAAGTGCGAATCGCGCCTACCTACAAGGTCGTGGCAGATCTGGGCATGCTGAACAGCTATGCCGGCCTGACACTCCCGCTCATCGCCTCGGCAACGGCCACTTTTCTGTTTCGCCAGTTCTTCCTGACTGTCCCCGACGAGCTGGTCGAGGCTGCCCGCATCGACGGCGCGGGCCCCATGCGATTCTTCAAGGATATTCTGTTCCCCTTGTCCCGGACCAGCATAGCCGCCCTGTTCGTGATCCAGTTCATCTACGGCTGGAACCAGTATTTGTGGCCGCTCATCATCACCACGCAGGAGCGCATGTACCCGATCGTCATCGGTATCAAAAGCATGATTGCCGGCGGCGATAGCGTAACCTCCTGGAACCTGGTCATGGCGACGGCCATATTGGGGATGCTTCCGCCTGCGGCGGTAGTGATCCTGATGCAGAAGTGGTTCGTAAAGGGCCTGGTCGATGCTGAAAAATAA